ATATACCGAAATCCGCAAATTTTTCCTATGTTGTGAGCGGAGCATCTTTCGGACCATTCAAGAGAAACTTTTTCCAATCCTTTTGTCATGAATCTATTTCCTGCACGAGATCCTTTCATTGCACCAAAGACGCCTTCAATCGAAGAAAACCGTTTGGCATAAATTTTTCTCGATTTCGGGTTTTGTAACTTTTTGCGCATTTCCATCGTGTAGAAATTATTCAGCTCGCTCGGATGGTAGTTTTTACTTGGACTTAAATGAATGTAGTTTCTTCTCAAGTTATTAGAATTCACCAAAATGGATTTAGATCGACCTTTTGTGCAGAAATGTTTCAACTTACAGCCGTTGCAACCCGTCGATCTGTAATCCGAATAACTGTATTGTCCATGAAGATACTTTTCGGATCGGAATTTAAGTGTTCTGCCCGATGGACAGACGAAGTTGTTGGCTTTCTTTTCATAGATAAATTTGATGAACGG
The sequence above is a segment of the Leptospira fainei serovar Hurstbridge str. BUT 6 genome. Coding sequences within it:
- a CDS encoding transposase; translated protein: RDCDLQKKGNVFLVGYNAQAAVDCKSNMIISHSVETEQSDTKFAEKMIRKVESCYEFLRSEKQDLNRIQYVLDAGYASESNFQRLKDFDLYCPDQKVTRLFQAGKIPKVTDFSKRRPPFIKFIYEKKANNFVCPSGRTLKFRSEKYLHGQYSYSDYRSTGCNGCKLKHFCTKGRSKSILVNSNNLRRNYIHLSPSKNYHPSELNNFYTMEMRKKLQNPKSRKIYAKRFSSIEGVFGAMKGSRAGNRFMTKGLEKVSLEWSERCSAHNIGKICGFRYI